A genomic stretch from Bradyrhizobium quebecense includes:
- a CDS encoding phospholipase D-like domain-containing protein — protein sequence MELMLHRPNGHAGLAINYKTAFENAVELYIVSAYLTDWDERLRLNSRCRRLRIIIGKDFGITRKAACLKVLAWLPRGKRANCFKVAEQIKGFHPKAAFWTNTDGKHFAIVGSSNLTRAAFDGNYEANVFCEISNNNYVAAKRWVRDIEHACVPVSEDWLKKYKEAPRMPGGESGSSTNGARPEVVPLRLPRPTGMKRLLQQRRQQLSQYSKHKAGLMKLIRDCAAERVTNDDFYERLPKYWSHEVGDRLQGSGWERAGKSSNFQELSRSFLAIEDCDPEERDDVLVAEVDRLNELGVAARGAFFSEMLCLRFPDLYPVLNNPVWEYMSDTGFKAPRGSTEGERYVDLALKLRAALRGNPGYPAKNIAELDAIVWATYGRE from the coding sequence ATGGAATTAATGCTGCACCGGCCCAATGGGCATGCGGGCCTAGCGATAAACTACAAGACTGCGTTCGAGAACGCTGTCGAACTATACATTGTAAGCGCGTACCTCACGGACTGGGATGAGCGACTAAGGCTAAACTCGCGATGCCGACGGCTCAGAATTATTATCGGTAAGGACTTCGGCATTACGCGGAAGGCTGCATGCCTTAAAGTGCTGGCCTGGCTCCCGAGGGGTAAGAGGGCGAACTGTTTCAAGGTGGCTGAGCAAATCAAAGGGTTTCACCCCAAGGCGGCCTTCTGGACCAACACAGATGGCAAGCACTTTGCAATTGTTGGATCGTCGAATCTCACCCGAGCCGCATTTGATGGCAACTACGAGGCTAACGTCTTCTGCGAAATCTCGAACAACAACTATGTCGCTGCGAAGCGTTGGGTGCGGGATATCGAACACGCCTGCGTGCCTGTTTCCGAGGACTGGCTCAAAAAGTACAAAGAAGCTCCTAGGATGCCCGGCGGAGAATCGGGAAGTTCAACCAATGGCGCCCGTCCCGAAGTCGTGCCGCTTCGACTCCCGCGGCCGACGGGCATGAAGAGATTGCTTCAGCAACGAAGGCAGCAACTCTCTCAGTACAGCAAGCATAAGGCTGGTTTGATGAAGCTCATTCGAGATTGTGCTGCCGAGCGAGTCACGAACGACGACTTCTACGAGCGGCTACCGAAATACTGGAGCCATGAAGTGGGTGACCGCCTGCAGGGAAGCGGATGGGAGCGGGCCGGCAAGAGTAGCAACTTCCAGGAACTTTCGCGCAGTTTCCTTGCCATTGAGGATTGCGATCCAGAAGAACGCGATGACGTGTTGGTTGCGGAGGTCGATCGCCTGAACGAATTGGGCGTCGCCGCGAGAGGCGCGTTCTTCTCTGAAATGCTGTGCCTTCGCTTTCCCGATCTGTATCCCGTTTTGAATAATCCCGTGTGGGAGTATATGAGCGACACCGGCTTCAAGGCGCCTCGTGGGTCGACCGAAGGAGAACGATACGTGGATCTGGCGCTGAAGCTTCGAGCAGCTTTGCGAGGCAATCCAGGGTATCCAGCTAAGAATATAGCGGAATTGGACGCCATCGTTTGGGCAACTTACGGCAGGGAGTGA